The genomic DNA CAACAGCGTCAGCAGCATCGGTAGTAACAGGCGCAGTGTGTCAAGGAACTTATCAAGAAATCCAGCGTCCTCATCGCGGTGGCGATCACGATCACGCTCGGGGGGATCGTATTCTGGCTCCTCCTCTGCGCCACCTTGGTTGCTCTGCCCATAAGATGGCGGGTCGGTGATGCCTTCCATCACACCGAGATAGTTGGGGTTCGCCTCAAAGGGAATCCATCCGACTCCGTCGTGATAATATTCCGCCCATGCGTGCGCGTTATAGTCCAAGATGTCGATATTTGAATCGTCGCCCACCGCCTCAACATCATCGGGGGTTATGATATAACCCTCGACATATCGTGCCGGTATACCGTAATGCCGCAGCATCATGACAGCGACGCTTGCATACCCCACCGTGGAAGCGCTCTGGTTTTTACGCATTATATAACGTATATAGCTTCCGTCACCATCAAAGGCCGCATTTTCATCCAAATATTCCAACTGTTGGGTCATAATCGCCAGAATATTGTTCTTGGCGTCCTTATAAGCCACATGGGTCTGCCCGGCAATGCCGGGTTCACCGATGTAGGCGGTCAGGAGCGCACTGTCCTCTGGTGGGATCGAGGTGTATTGCTCATATACAAAGCTTCGGTACTGGCTCTCCTGTTCCAGATAGCTGCGAAGTGCATCCGAAGGATTGACACTTTGCTGCTCCAACATTTCAGCCAGTTTTTTATACCGTTTAACCTGATTGGGAAACACGGTTAGCTTGTAGTCGGTCGTACCTAAAAGACCGCCGCTCATTAACCGCGATTCCAACAGATTGTCAGCGGGCAACAACACATCGTCGGCCTTTAACAGCTCATAGGGCGCATAGATGTATCCGCGACATGCTGCGGTATTTTGAACCTCCAAGGTCAGGGCATCCTCTTGGGACAGCGTTTCGTCTAAAATGCCAGCCAGCTTTGCCAGCTGCGTCTGTGGATAGAAATTATTTTTATGTAGCTGATAAAACAGGCTAGTGTAGGTGTTCATGACCTTTTTGTCGATCGGCTCCCATCCAAAGTCGGTGTAGACCTCACCGATATAACCGCGCAGATAAATGGAGTCCGGCTTGCTCATTGTCAGCTTCAAAACCTTTTCATAGCTCAATTCCGGCGCAGAAATATCAGCAAAATCCCCTTCGGGTAAAACGGTATAGGTATCCGTTTCATAGCGCATACGGTGAATATCCATCAGGATATTGCGCTGATTCTTTTGCAGTAAGTATGCTGTTTTTGCCGGAACATTCCCCGGAACCAGCAGCAAAATTCCCGAACCGATCAGGCAGGCAGCTAACAACACCGCTCCCGCCGAAAGCATTACACCTCCACTGTTTTTAGCACCCGGTGCGGCGGCAAGGCAACGACACAGCAGCAGCGCCACGCCGATAAAAAGCAACGCCGACCAAACACCAGTGTGGTTGACCGCCTCAAACACACTGACGGCGACAAATGGCGCCAGGATGACCAACCCTACCCAGCCGAGCGCTTTACGTACTATAAAAATGCACGCCAGCGCCAGTAGCACGGCAAATGGCGTGAGAAAGAGTGTTCCACAGGCGAGAAAAATCGCTGGCGCCACGTCGATAGTATATTGCGCATTAATACGTAAAAATTCAATATCCACCGCCGTTGAAAGGCTATTCAAGGTCAAGGACAAGCCAGCCCGAGCATATTTCGCCGCCAAAATCCACAGGATGATGATACAGGTAATGAGCATGGCGACACCAAGCAAGCGGCTTTTCGTCGTGTGACAAAACATAAAGGCACAGATGATAATCAAAACACCTAGTACCGCCGGCACCACGCCGAGTACCGGCAGTTTAAATAGGCTGACCATCAGCCCACCTAAGCCAAAATAAAGCAGCAGTGCAAGGACAATGTTGCTAGCCGTTTCGGTGAGATCAATACCCGATGTCGCTTTATCGGGAGAAAGCGTCAATTGTATAGCAGAGCCGCGATGCAGTTTCAAACGGGTCACCTCACTCAGAGAATTAAGTTGGCCAGGTCCTTCTGATAAGACGCTGGCGTAAAAAAGACGACTGATTCATCGCCTTGTTCGTTGTCCTTTTGGCGTGAATCGGTGCAACACAGTACCGTCATCTTGGCGTTTGTATCAAAATAAATCGACGGCACTGCCGTACAGAGCCATATCATTTGTGAAAAGCGTAAATTCTCAAACAGATTGCTCCCCTGCCCTTCCGACAGCACACCCAAATCATGTGCACAAAGCATCTCGGGCAGCGCTTCTGTTAAGTCGTCGGCGTTTTGTACCGAAGCGTGCGCCAACGCTCCGTCTGGCTGGCGCCATCCGATGAGATGCGCAATGCCTGCGTCCAGCAGCGCCTGTGACAACGAAACCGCCACCTCTGCAAGCGCATCAAAACAAGCCGGTGAGCTTTTTTTCTTGTGACTGGTAGAAAAATCCAAAAATAAAAGCATCGCATGCTTTAGAGGCTGTC from Oscillospiraceae bacterium MB24-C1 includes the following:
- a CDS encoding transglutaminase domain-containing protein, with the protein product MKLHRGSAIQLTLSPDKATSGIDLTETASNIVLALLLYFGLGGLMVSLFKLPVLGVVPAVLGVLIIICAFMFCHTTKSRLLGVAMLITCIIILWILAAKYARAGLSLTLNSLSTAVDIEFLRINAQYTIDVAPAIFLACGTLFLTPFAVLLALACIFIVRKALGWVGLVILAPFVAVSVFEAVNHTGVWSALLFIGVALLLCRCLAAAPGAKNSGGVMLSAGAVLLAACLIGSGILLLVPGNVPAKTAYLLQKNQRNILMDIHRMRYETDTYTVLPEGDFADISAPELSYEKVLKLTMSKPDSIYLRGYIGEVYTDFGWEPIDKKVMNTYTSLFYQLHKNNFYPQTQLAKLAGILDETLSQEDALTLEVQNTAACRGYIYAPYELLKADDVLLPADNLLESRLMSGGLLGTTDYKLTVFPNQVKRYKKLAEMLEQQSVNPSDALRSYLEQESQYRSFVYEQYTSIPPEDSALLTAYIGEPGIAGQTHVAYKDAKNNILAIMTQQLEYLDENAAFDGDGSYIRYIMRKNQSASTVGYASVAVMMLRHYGIPARYVEGYIITPDDVEAVGDDSNIDILDYNAHAWAEYYHDGVGWIPFEANPNYLGVMEGITDPPSYGQSNQGGAEEEPEYDPPERDRDRHRDEDAGFLDKFLDTLRLLLPMLLTLLVLAALVGAWLYYRFKTLEKRKKACEQSDNNAAVCSMMAYVLALLGAVGIEEPTHSPITLAPKVAEGMGDAIGAEYGNAVGVFLQAAFSSHTVQQPEREAVYALLQHIIAWLEQSQPRKKRFIMRYVKCLY